The Elgaria multicarinata webbii isolate HBS135686 ecotype San Diego chromosome 4, rElgMul1.1.pri, whole genome shotgun sequence genome contains a region encoding:
- the HTR1B gene encoding 5-hydroxytryptamine receptor 1B has protein sequence MEQPRLCRADLDSLNAFRTNDSDQVRNCSTEESDIYQDGTPLAWKIVLTIILALITLATMLSNAFVIATVYQSRKLHTPANYLIASLAVTDLLVSILVMPISTMYTVTGKWTLGQIVCDIWLSSDITCCTASILHLCVIALDRYWAITDAVEYSTKRTPKRAAGMIALVWVFSISISMPPLFWRQSKAEEMADCVVNSDHILYTVYSTVGAFYFPTMLLIILYGRIYVEARSRILKQTPKNTGKRLTRAHLITDSPGSTSSVTSINCKASEASSETGSPVYMNQVKVKVSDALLEKKKLTAARERKATKTLGIILGAFIVCWLPFFIITLVLPVCKDACWFHMAIFDFFTWLGYLNSLINPIIYTMSNEDFKQAFHKLVQFRCRS, from the coding sequence ATGGAGCAGCCCAGACTCTGCCGAGCAGACCTGGACAGCCTGAACGCCTTCCGCACCAATGACTCTGATCAGGTCAGGAACTGCAGCACGGAGGAAAGCGACATCTACCAAGATGGCACCCCTCTCGCCTGGAAAATCGTCCTGACCATCATCTTGGCTCTCATCACCTTGGCCACCATGCTGTCCAACGCTTTCGTCATCGCCACCGTCTACCAGAGTCGCAAGCTCCACACACCGGCCAACTATCTCATTGCCTCTTTGGCTGTCACTGACCTCCTGGTGTCCATCCTTGTCATGcccatcagcaccatgtacactgtgACAGGGAAATGGACCCTGGGCCAGATAGTCTGTGACATCTGGCTCTCTTCGGATATCACTTGTTGCACTGCTTCCATTCTCCATTTGTGTGTGATCGCCCTTGACAGATACTGGGCCATCACGGATGCGGTGGAGTACTCTACCAAAAGGACGCCCAAGAGGGCAGCTGGCATGATCGCTCTGGTGTGGGTCTTCTCTATCTCCATCTCGATGCCCCCTTTGTTCTGGCGCCAGTCGAAAGCCGAAGAGATGGCTGATTGTGTGGTGAACTCAGATCACATCTTGTACACTGTCTACTCCACGGTGGGGGCCTTCTACTTCCCCACCATGCTGCTGATCATCCTCTATggaaggatctatgtggaagccaGATCTAGAATTTTAAAACAGACGCCAAAGAATACAGGCAAAAGGTTAACCCGAGCTCACTTAATAACGGATTCCCCAGGGTCAACGTCATCAGTCACTTCTATAAACTGCAAGGCCTCAGAGGCATCCAGTGAGACAGGATCTCCCGTGTATATGAATCAAGTCAAAGTGAAGGTGTCAGATGCTTTGCTGGAAAAAAAGAAGCTGACGGCTGCCAGAGAGCGGAAAGCTACCAAGACTTTAGGGATTATTTTAGGAGCCTTCATCGTGTGCTGGCTGCCCTTCTTCATCATCACCTTGGTGTTGCCTGTTTGTAAAGATGCTTGCTGGTTCCACATGGCCATCTTTGACTTCTTCACATGGTTGGGATATCTTAACTCTTTGATCAACCCTATCATCTACACCATGTCCAACGAAGACTTCAAGCAGGCATTTCACAAATTGGTACAGTTTCGATGCAGAAGCTGA